In Lacibacter sp. H375, one DNA window encodes the following:
- a CDS encoding DinB family protein has protein sequence MKSEVQSIISNLERVLTGQPWYGEAVMPMLRKIHPAVVYINPKNSHAAIEILYHMINWAQFTLNRLQRIREEDLIDSEESDWRTIDPKKHTWEKGLKEFEQLHKQIVTELQTKDDSFLKEMVDYREYNFRFLLNGLIQHNIYHLGQIAYLKNLLGE, from the coding sequence ATGAAAAGCGAAGTACAATCGATCATCAGCAATCTCGAACGAGTGTTAACCGGTCAGCCATGGTATGGTGAAGCAGTAATGCCCATGCTGCGCAAAATTCATCCGGCAGTAGTGTACATCAATCCAAAGAATTCACATGCAGCCATTGAAATATTGTATCACATGATCAATTGGGCTCAGTTTACATTAAATCGTTTGCAACGAATCCGGGAAGAAGACCTTATTGATTCAGAAGAATCGGATTGGCGTACCATTGATCCCAAAAAACATACCTGGGAAAAAGGATTGAAAGAATTTGAACAACTGCACAAACAGATCGTAACTGAATTACAAACCAAAGACGATTCGTTTTTAAAAGAAATGGTTGATTACCGGGAATATAACTTCCGCTTTCTCCTCAATGGATTGATACAACATAATATTTACCACCTCGGTCAGATCGCCTACCTGAAAAATCTATTAGGCGAATAA
- a CDS encoding ComEC/Rec2 family competence protein produces the protein MIPVWKNIPFLRIIIPFSAGILAGWYFSLHWQIALIAAVVALPFFLYLQFSGERSRFYNSWLDGLSFNIIFISLGIALVWLQQKPHQPNWTGHFYKEGDAVQLRLLEPLSEREKTYKALSEITVVYHQQKARKVTGRAMIYFRKDSIAPSLQYGDVILVRSNLQEIKNAGNPGGFDYKRYALFNGITHQLFVKSNEYKKLPQQQTSLFYKKMYEFRSYILQTIRRYVKGDMESSIAEALLIGYRDDLDRDLVQAYSNTGVVHIIAVSGMHLGLIYGLLMFLLKGLNRNKRLKIIKAVLIITLLWLFSLLTGASASVLRAVLMFTAIVGAEVIDRKGTIYNSMAASAVVLLLFNPFLLWDVGFQLSYAAVLSIVLFMKSIYNWFAIQNKLLDGLWKLNALTLSAQILTLPLCMYHFHQAPTLFLITNLVAVPLSSLVLYALILLMVVSPFVALANAVGWLITKMLWLMNQFILWVDHFTFAVVDGIEHSPVQTILLYLIIAGLGIWLIQKKKAALKFTLFFIAVFFAVQFYYQYATSKQQKLVVYNLSQHTAIDFMLGKRYYFNGDSVLLQDGFLRNFHLKPSRIAHRTYEQPNINSNNAWTINNKTIIHINQSYRYDSTVKITADVVIVSNNPKLYLNQLQKTINCKLLVFDSSNPQWKLKYWKTDCEKLGIHYFCTSEQGAFVMNL, from the coding sequence ATGATCCCTGTCTGGAAAAACATCCCCTTCCTACGCATTATCATTCCATTTAGTGCCGGCATTTTAGCAGGCTGGTATTTTTCGTTGCATTGGCAAATTGCTTTGATCGCAGCAGTAGTTGCTCTCCCATTCTTTCTTTACCTGCAGTTCAGCGGCGAACGAAGCCGCTTTTATAACAGTTGGCTTGATGGTCTTTCCTTCAACATCATTTTCATTTCACTTGGCATTGCACTTGTTTGGTTACAACAAAAACCACATCAACCAAACTGGACAGGGCATTTTTATAAAGAAGGGGATGCTGTGCAACTGCGTTTACTGGAACCATTAAGTGAACGGGAGAAAACGTATAAAGCACTTAGTGAGATAACCGTTGTTTATCATCAGCAAAAAGCAAGAAAGGTAACAGGCAGGGCAATGATCTATTTTCGAAAAGATAGCATTGCCCCTTCTTTACAATATGGTGATGTAATTCTTGTGCGCAGCAATTTGCAGGAAATAAAAAATGCTGGCAATCCAGGCGGGTTCGATTATAAACGATATGCATTGTTCAATGGCATCACCCATCAACTGTTTGTAAAATCAAACGAGTATAAAAAATTACCGCAACAACAAACATCCCTCTTCTATAAAAAAATGTATGAGTTCAGAAGTTATATTCTGCAAACCATCCGTAGGTATGTAAAAGGCGATATGGAAAGCAGTATTGCAGAAGCGTTACTCATCGGCTACCGTGATGATCTAGACAGGGACCTAGTGCAGGCATACAGCAACACAGGTGTTGTACATATCATTGCTGTTAGTGGAATGCATCTTGGTTTGATCTATGGCTTATTGATGTTTCTTTTAAAAGGTTTGAACAGAAACAAAAGGCTGAAAATAATAAAAGCTGTTTTGATCATTACATTGTTGTGGCTGTTCAGTTTATTGACCGGGGCAAGTGCATCTGTGTTAAGAGCTGTTCTTATGTTTACTGCGATCGTTGGTGCAGAAGTAATCGACCGCAAAGGAACTATTTACAATAGCATGGCAGCATCAGCAGTTGTATTATTACTCTTTAATCCGTTTTTGTTGTGGGATGTAGGTTTTCAATTATCATACGCTGCTGTGTTAAGTATTGTTCTTTTCATGAAATCCATTTACAACTGGTTTGCCATTCAAAATAAATTATTAGATGGGCTCTGGAAATTAAATGCATTGACGCTCTCTGCACAAATATTAACCTTGCCTCTTTGTATGTATCATTTTCACCAGGCTCCAACATTATTTCTTATTACGAATCTTGTAGCAGTTCCATTATCAAGTCTAGTGTTATATGCTTTGATCTTATTGATGGTTGTTTCTCCATTCGTCGCACTTGCAAATGCAGTTGGTTGGCTCATTACAAAAATGCTTTGGCTCATGAATCAATTCATTCTTTGGGTCGATCATTTTACGTTTGCCGTAGTGGATGGTATTGAGCACTCGCCTGTTCAAACCATTTTGCTATACCTCATTATTGCAGGATTGGGTATCTGGCTTATTCAAAAGAAAAAAGCAGCATTAAAATTTACGCTTTTCTTCATCGCAGTTTTCTTCGCTGTTCAATTCTATTATCAGTATGCAACTTCAAAGCAACAAAAATTGGTGGTGTATAATTTATCGCAACACACGGCCATTGATTTTATGTTGGGGAAACGATATTACTTTAACGGAGATTCAGTTTTGCTACAAGATGGTTTTCTTCGAAACTTTCACCTCAAACCCTCCCGCATTGCTCATCGTACCTATGAGCAGCCCAACATCAACTCAAATAATGCATGGACGATCAACAATAAAACCATCATACACATCAACCAATCGTACCGCTACGATTCTACTGTAAAGATCACTGCCGATGTGGTCATCGTTTCCAACAATCCCAAACTTTACCTCAATCAATTGCAAAAAACGATCAACTGTAAGTTGCTTGTGTTCGACAGTTCTAACCCGCAATGGAAGCTCAAGTACTGGAAAACCGATTGCGAAAAGCTCGGCATCCACTATTTCTGCACAAGTGAGCAGGGCGCTTTTGTGATGAACCTGTAG
- the purH gene encoding bifunctional phosphoribosylaminoimidazolecarboxamide formyltransferase/IMP cyclohydrolase, giving the protein MKKIQSALISVFYKDGLDSLVKLLHEQNVTIYSTGGTQQFIEKLGVPVVPVENLTSYPSILGGRVKTLHPSVFGGILGKRDDEQHLAEMKQYNIPEMDLVIVDLYPFEETVASTTDEKAIIEKIDIGGPSMIRAGAKNHKDVVVLAAKKEYAVLEGILREQNGETSYEQRRAFAIKAFDVCTAYDTAISNYFHQSAVETPFNKEEKIMRYGENPHQSARFFGNLDELFTQLNGKELSYNNLVDVDAAVQLIKEFTDTTFAIIKHTNVCGVAQRATVKDSWDTALAGDNESAFGGVLVCNGEIDKATAEAINEIFFEVLIAPSFAADALEVLKSKKNRILLQLKQQPNVKEQYKSLLNGVLVQGLDEGNYTEWKEAGGRETTAAEKDDLTFANLICKHLKSNAIALVKNKQLVGKGCGQTSRIDSLRQSVEKAKQFNFDLTGAVMASDAFFPFNDCVQLGHAAGIVAFIQPGGSIRDNDSIEYCKQNNLAMVITGMRHFKH; this is encoded by the coding sequence ATGAAGAAAATTCAATCGGCACTCATTTCAGTTTTTTACAAAGACGGACTCGATTCATTGGTAAAGCTCCTGCACGAGCAAAACGTAACCATCTACTCTACCGGTGGTACACAACAGTTTATTGAAAAACTCGGCGTTCCTGTAGTGCCTGTTGAAAATTTGACGAGCTACCCATCTATTTTGGGTGGTCGTGTAAAAACATTACATCCTTCAGTGTTTGGCGGTATTCTTGGCAAACGTGACGATGAACAGCATTTGGCTGAAATGAAGCAATACAATATTCCTGAAATGGATCTCGTGATCGTTGATCTTTATCCTTTTGAAGAAACCGTTGCTTCAACTACTGATGAAAAAGCAATCATTGAAAAAATAGATATTGGCGGACCATCGATGATCCGTGCCGGTGCAAAAAATCATAAAGACGTAGTAGTATTAGCAGCGAAGAAAGAATATGCAGTATTGGAAGGTATTCTTCGTGAACAGAATGGCGAAACAAGTTATGAGCAACGTCGTGCGTTTGCCATCAAAGCATTTGATGTGTGTACAGCATACGACACCGCAATTTCTAATTACTTTCATCAATCAGCTGTTGAAACACCTTTTAACAAAGAAGAAAAGATCATGCGTTATGGTGAGAATCCGCACCAATCTGCACGCTTCTTCGGCAATCTTGATGAACTTTTTACACAATTAAACGGCAAAGAACTTTCTTATAATAATCTGGTTGATGTGGATGCTGCAGTGCAACTCATCAAAGAATTTACCGATACAACCTTCGCCATCATCAAACATACCAATGTATGTGGTGTTGCACAACGTGCAACAGTGAAAGACAGTTGGGATACTGCACTTGCTGGTGATAATGAAAGTGCATTTGGTGGTGTATTGGTTTGCAACGGCGAAATTGATAAAGCAACTGCCGAAGCCATCAATGAAATTTTCTTTGAAGTGTTGATCGCTCCTTCATTTGCAGCTGATGCATTGGAAGTATTAAAGTCGAAGAAGAACCGCATCCTGTTGCAACTGAAACAACAACCGAACGTAAAAGAACAATACAAATCATTATTGAACGGCGTGTTGGTACAAGGCTTAGATGAAGGCAACTATACCGAATGGAAAGAAGCTGGTGGCAGGGAAACAACTGCTGCTGAAAAAGATGATCTCACTTTTGCCAACCTCATCTGCAAACATTTAAAATCGAATGCCATTGCATTGGTGAAGAATAAACAACTGGTTGGTAAAGGTTGCGGACAAACAAGTCGCATTGATTCACTTCGTCAGTCTGTTGAGAAAGCAAAACAGTTCAACTTTGATCTCACAGGTGCAGTTATGGCAAGTGATGCATTCTTCCCGTTCAATGATTGTGTGCAGTTAGGTCATGCAGCAGGTATTGTTGCATTTATTCAACCGGGTGGTTCTATCCGTGACAATGATTCAATTGAATATTGTAAACAAAATAACCTGGCGATGGTAATCACAGGTATGCGTCACTTTAAACATTAA
- a CDS encoding DMT family transporter, producing MPKLDINKAFNYSADTIKSLSVFNPLTIHKKGTKAKAVFALAVVCILWGTTWIASKEGVRHMPAIQLAGIRQLLGGICYMIFFLIKGASWPKAKDLLPLFLLSFLNFVMSNGLSTWGLKYISSGLGAIMGAIFPLWLVIIGLFSSKSKIPSNAVLGLMIGFGGVCIIFYEHLADFFNPDFRFGIFLSLIATWTWAFGSLYTKKHAAQFNPYFGLGFQMLIGGAALLGVSTFDKSFLPFTEIPTASWLAIGYLVVFGSIIAFVCYLYSLQRLPTEQASIYAYINPIVAVLLGALIFDEKLTLTLTIGGLVTLLGVYLVNKAFKRTAEEQREVLDN from the coding sequence ATGCCCAAGCTCGACATCAATAAAGCATTCAACTATTCTGCTGATACAATAAAAAGTCTATCAGTATTTAATCCTTTGACTATTCATAAAAAAGGAACCAAAGCAAAAGCTGTTTTTGCTTTGGCGGTTGTTTGCATTTTGTGGGGCACTACATGGATCGCTTCAAAAGAAGGCGTTCGACATATGCCTGCAATACAGTTAGCAGGTATTCGTCAGTTACTTGGTGGTATCTGTTACATGATCTTCTTTTTGATCAAAGGAGCAAGTTGGCCAAAAGCAAAAGATCTGTTACCGTTATTCTTACTTTCTTTTTTAAATTTTGTGATGAGTAACGGGCTCAGTACATGGGGTCTGAAATATATTTCATCGGGCCTTGGTGCGATCATGGGCGCTATCTTTCCTTTGTGGTTGGTGATCATTGGCTTGTTTTCTTCAAAAAGTAAAATTCCATCCAATGCAGTACTTGGGTTAATGATTGGCTTTGGTGGTGTTTGCATTATTTTCTATGAACACCTGGCTGATTTCTTTAACCCTGATTTCCGCTTTGGTATTTTTCTTTCACTGATCGCTACTTGGACATGGGCCTTCGGTTCACTTTATACCAAGAAACATGCGGCGCAGTTCAATCCTTATTTTGGGTTAGGTTTTCAAATGCTCATTGGTGGCGCAGCATTATTAGGCGTATCAACTTTTGATAAAAGCTTTTTACCCTTTACAGAAATTCCAACTGCTTCATGGCTTGCAATCGGCTACCTGGTAGTGTTTGGTTCCATCATTGCCTTTGTATGTTATTTGTATTCATTGCAACGCTTGCCAACAGAGCAGGCAAGTATTTATGCTTACATTAACCCAATTGTTGCTGTGCTTCTGGGTGCGTTGATCTTTGATGAAAAACTTACACTCACATTAACAATTGGCGGGTTGGTAACATTGCTGGGTGTTTATCTTGTAAACAAAGCATTTAAACGCACGGCTGAAGAGCAACGTGAAGTGCTCGACAATTAA
- a CDS encoding pseudouridine synthase, with translation MAEEKISLNKYISATGYCSRREADKLIDQARVVVNGNIALAGTRVSSKDKVYIDDELLKVKSTAKQDQFIIAFNKPLNITSTTDEKDRTNIIRFINHPKRIFPIGRLDKDSEGLIFLTNNGDIVNKILRAGNEHEKEYIVTVNKKLTPDFAAKMSNGVHILNTVTLPCKVRTLSGKSFSIILKQGLNRQIRRMCEAFDYEVVSLRRVRIMNIQLGNIAVGKWRYLSDPEMKELMQMLEGSKNEQ, from the coding sequence ATGGCCGAAGAAAAGATCAGTTTAAATAAATACATCAGTGCAACAGGTTACTGCTCACGCCGTGAAGCAGATAAACTGATCGACCAGGCACGTGTAGTAGTGAATGGCAATATTGCTTTAGCAGGCACAAGGGTTTCGTCTAAAGACAAAGTTTATATTGATGATGAATTGCTGAAGGTAAAATCAACAGCCAAGCAGGATCAGTTTATTATTGCTTTCAACAAACCGTTAAATATTACTTCTACTACTGATGAGAAAGACCGCACAAATATTATCCGCTTCATCAATCACCCTAAACGCATTTTTCCAATTGGAAGATTAGATAAAGATTCAGAAGGATTGATCTTCCTTACCAACAATGGCGATATCGTTAATAAGATTTTACGTGCAGGGAACGAACATGAAAAAGAATACATCGTTACGGTCAATAAAAAATTAACGCCCGACTTTGCTGCAAAGATGAGCAACGGTGTACATATTCTCAATACTGTAACACTACCTTGTAAAGTACGTACATTAAGCGGCAAAAGCTTTTCCATCATTCTCAAGCAAGGATTGAACCGTCAGATCAGGCGCATGTGTGAAGCATTTGATTATGAAGTAGTGAGTTTACGACGTGTACGCATCATGAATATTCAACTCGGGAATATTGCAGTTGGCAAATGGCGTTACTTAAGTGATCCGGAAATGAAAGAGTTGATGCAAATGCTGGAAGGTTCGAAGAATGAGCAGTGA
- a CDS encoding polysaccharide deacetylase family protein — MLVYTPHIRPRISYILQLLNERWQIEVAVTDDKELFQQSNDVKVVYAGDRIDTTSFFIQSTGLLQQHDIRKQRINCFEWEGVKAFYETNDDVGFDIFSAIFYLISRYEEYLEYEPDEYGRYAHWNSLAWKEGFLHQPIIDVWLMKLEAKLKEHNSSLITHHSSFRFLPTYDIDIAWSYKHKGWLRSIAAAITHPSTITKRLHVFSGKEKDPFDSYDWLQQLHEQYALEPIYFFLLAERNSEYDKNILPKKTALRQLIHSTAAKAEVALHPSKQSAVNVTLLKKEKATLQIISRKAITATRNHYIHFHLPHSYRTLFANGFKDEYSMGYGTVNGFRASTSQSFLWYDLEKGETTALCVHPFAYMEANSFYELHHSPEEALEEMKNLCSEVQKVNGTFIPIFHNHMLGTDPMFKGWREMYEMFLAEVRGTK, encoded by the coding sequence ATGCTTGTTTACACTCCGCATATCAGGCCCCGCATCAGTTACATTCTTCAACTGCTGAATGAGCGTTGGCAGATTGAAGTAGCTGTAACAGATGATAAAGAGTTGTTTCAACAAAGCAATGATGTGAAGGTTGTTTATGCAGGTGATCGTATTGATACGACTTCTTTCTTTATCCAATCAACAGGTTTATTACAGCAACACGATATCCGAAAACAACGGATCAATTGTTTTGAATGGGAAGGTGTAAAGGCATTTTATGAAACAAATGATGATGTAGGTTTTGATATTTTCTCGGCAATCTTCTATCTCATTTCCCGTTACGAAGAATATCTTGAATACGAACCGGATGAATACGGACGCTATGCACATTGGAATTCATTAGCTTGGAAAGAAGGATTCTTACATCAGCCGATTATTGATGTATGGTTGATGAAGCTTGAAGCAAAACTCAAGGAGCACAACTCATCACTCATCACTCATCACTCATCATTCCGCTTCCTCCCCACTTACGATATTGATATAGCCTGGAGTTACAAACACAAAGGCTGGTTGCGAAGTATTGCTGCCGCAATAACTCATCCGTCAACAATTACAAAACGGTTACATGTTTTTAGTGGTAAAGAAAAAGATCCATTTGATTCATATGACTGGTTGCAGCAATTGCATGAGCAGTATGCATTAGAGCCGATCTACTTTTTCTTATTGGCAGAACGTAACAGCGAATACGATAAAAACATTTTACCAAAGAAGACAGCATTACGGCAACTGATTCATTCAACAGCTGCTAAGGCAGAAGTTGCTTTACATCCATCCAAACAAAGCGCTGTGAATGTAACGTTACTTAAAAAGGAGAAAGCAACTTTACAAATCATCAGCAGGAAAGCAATTACTGCAACACGCAATCATTATATCCATTTTCATTTGCCACATTCCTATCGTACATTATTTGCAAATGGATTTAAAGATGAATACAGCATGGGCTATGGAACAGTGAATGGTTTTCGAGCATCAACTTCGCAATCGTTTTTATGGTACGATCTGGAAAAAGGAGAAACAACTGCATTGTGTGTTCATCCGTTTGCATACATGGAAGCAAATTCATTCTATGAATTACATCATTCACCTGAAGAAGCATTAGAGGAAATGAAAAATCTTTGCAGTGAAGTGCAAAAGGTAAACGGCACATTCATCCCCATCTTTCATAATCACATGCTGGGAACAGATCCGATGTTTAAAGGATGGAGGGAGATGTATGAAATGTTTTTAGCAGAAGTACGAGGTACTAAGTAA
- a CDS encoding LutB/LldF family L-lactate oxidation iron-sulfur protein, with protein MSQTADKFIAKSTIKAADLDHRRTINFNIGKYNAKVPEGKLQFTQLLTARERAKNVKWRALETLDQQLEEFESQFSRRGGKVIWAENAKQACDEILKICEARSCKTLVKSKSMVTEEIHLNDFLTKHNIESVETDLGEYIQQLDDEPPYHIVTPAMHKSKEDVAKLFADKLGTDPKATPEQLTLVARKILREKYVQAEVGVTGANFILADVGGIAVTENEGNARLSCAFPKTHIVIVGIEKVLPSMNDLGLFWPLLSTYGTGQNVTVYNSIVLGPKQPGEKDGPEEMIVILLDNGRTNVLKNPKTRESLYCIRCGACLNACPVYKNIGGHSYGTTYSGPIGKVLTPHLSGLEEYKHLSYASSLCGNCTEVCPMRINLHELLLENRYEAVEEGYASFGERMAWKVWKRVSLSRKLMNTGSSKMRSWMINKFVKDWTRHRGEMHFPEKSFNQLWRERNGQ; from the coding sequence ATGAGCCAGACTGCAGATAAATTTATTGCAAAGAGCACCATTAAGGCTGCTGACCTTGATCATCGTCGTACAATCAATTTTAATATTGGAAAGTATAATGCAAAAGTGCCGGAAGGTAAACTGCAGTTCACACAATTACTCACAGCACGTGAACGAGCCAAGAATGTAAAGTGGCGTGCATTAGAAACTCTTGATCAACAACTGGAAGAATTTGAATCGCAATTTTCACGCAGGGGTGGTAAAGTAATCTGGGCTGAAAATGCAAAGCAGGCATGTGATGAAATTTTAAAGATCTGTGAAGCACGTAGCTGCAAAACTTTGGTGAAGAGCAAGAGTATGGTAACGGAAGAAATTCATCTCAACGATTTCCTTACCAAACATAATATAGAAAGTGTAGAAACTGATCTCGGCGAATACATTCAACAACTGGATGATGAACCGCCGTATCATATTGTTACACCCGCTATGCATAAAAGCAAGGAAGATGTAGCAAAGTTGTTTGCAGATAAATTGGGAACCGATCCAAAAGCAACACCAGAACAACTGACATTGGTTGCACGCAAAATTCTCCGTGAAAAATATGTACAAGCCGAAGTTGGTGTAACAGGTGCCAATTTTATTTTAGCAGATGTGGGTGGCATTGCTGTTACAGAAAACGAAGGCAATGCAAGATTGAGTTGTGCATTTCCAAAAACACATATCGTAATTGTTGGCATTGAAAAAGTATTACCCAGCATGAACGATCTTGGTTTGTTCTGGCCATTACTTTCAACGTATGGTACCGGGCAAAATGTGACAGTGTACAACAGTATTGTGCTGGGTCCGAAACAACCGGGAGAGAAGGATGGTCCGGAAGAAATGATTGTGATCCTGCTGGATAATGGACGAACAAACGTATTGAAGAATCCAAAGACAAGAGAAAGCTTATACTGCATTCGTTGTGGCGCCTGTTTAAATGCTTGCCCTGTGTATAAAAATATTGGCGGGCATAGTTATGGTACAACCTATAGTGGCCCTATCGGTAAAGTATTAACACCGCATCTCAGTGGCTTGGAAGAATACAAACATCTCAGTTATGCGTCATCGTTATGTGGTAACTGTACTGAAGTTTGTCCGATGCGTATCAACCTGCACGAATTATTATTAGAGAACAGGTACGAAGCTGTGGAAGAAGGTTATGCATCTTTTGGCGAACGCATGGCATGGAAGGTTTGGAAAAGAGTATCGCTCAGTCGTAAGCTCATGAACACCGGTAGCAGTAAAATGCGTAGCTGGATGATCAATAAATTTGTGAAAGATTGGACACGCCACCGTGGCGAAATGCATTTCCCTGAAAAAAGTTTCAATCAACTTTGGCGTGAACGAAACGGGCAGTAA
- a CDS encoding DUF3109 family protein produces the protein MIVIDDIYISDEVVEEQFVCDLNKCKGGCCVDGDAGAPLTNDELKEVIVGFEKVKHLLTEEGRKVIERDGLYQYDQEFGWVTPTISNGMCAYGLVDEKGIVKCSFEQQYYAGELKWKKPISCHLYPIKISKSKNTEQQYVNYEPRDQMCNPGCLNGQKLKVPVYVFLKEAIIRKYGEDFYEVLTQIADQYYTSKEAKK, from the coding sequence ATGATTGTAATTGATGATATCTACATCAGTGATGAAGTGGTGGAGGAACAGTTTGTATGCGACCTTAACAAGTGTAAAGGTGGCTGCTGCGTAGATGGTGATGCAGGCGCACCGCTCACAAACGATGAGTTGAAAGAAGTGATTGTAGGGTTTGAAAAAGTAAAACACTTGCTCACAGAAGAAGGACGAAAAGTAATTGAGCGTGATGGTCTTTATCAATACGACCAGGAATTTGGCTGGGTAACACCCACCATCAGTAATGGTATGTGTGCGTATGGTTTGGTAGATGAAAAAGGAATTGTGAAGTGTTCATTTGAACAACAATACTATGCCGGTGAATTAAAATGGAAGAAGCCCATTTCCTGTCATCTTTATCCCATCAAAATCAGTAAGAGTAAAAACACAGAACAGCAGTATGTGAATTATGAACCGAGAGACCAGATGTGTAACCCCGGTTGTTTGAACGGACAAAAACTGAAAGTACCCGTCTACGTGTTTTTGAAAGAAGCCATCATTCGCAAATACGGCGAAGATTTTTATGAAGTGCTAACACAAATAGCAGATCAGTATTATACATCGAAGGAAGCAAAGAAGTAA
- the gldD gene encoding gliding motility lipoprotein GldD, producing MRISYFVSRAFYLLLSVLVLIACNSDPRPRPKGYFQIDFPEKKYVLFDEPGYPYTFEYPAYGKVLKDSTFFEAKAENPYWVNLDFPELAGRIHISYKLIGGENKFDALVQDAFKMTSKHSLKATSIDEIPVKGQAGVNGFIFDVGGNAATGKQFFVTDSSKHFLRGALYFDATPNYDSIQPVEQFLYKDMQHLIQTLKWRN from the coding sequence TTGCGTATCTCATACTTTGTATCTCGTGCTTTTTATCTTCTTCTTTCTGTTCTTGTTTTAATTGCCTGCAACTCCGATCCACGTCCGAGGCCAAAGGGATATTTTCAAATTGATTTTCCCGAAAAGAAATATGTGTTATTTGATGAACCGGGTTATCCCTACACTTTCGAATACCCTGCGTATGGAAAAGTGTTGAAGGATAGCACTTTCTTTGAAGCAAAGGCAGAAAATCCTTACTGGGTGAATCTTGACTTTCCTGAACTGGCAGGGCGTATTCACATCAGTTACAAATTGATTGGTGGGGAAAATAAATTTGATGCACTTGTGCAGGATGCATTTAAGATGACCAGCAAGCACAGTTTAAAAGCAACTTCCATTGATGAAATTCCGGTGAAAGGCCAAGCTGGTGTAAACGGATTTATATTTGACGTGGGTGGAAATGCTGCAACCGGTAAACAGTTTTTTGTAACCGACAGCAGCAAGCATTTCTTACGTGGTGCCTTGTACTTTGACGCAACACCAAACTACGATTCTATTCAACCGGTAGAGCAATTCCTGTATAAGGATATGCAACATCTGATTCAGACATTGAAATGGAGAAATTGA